The Hymenobacter sp. DG25A nucleotide sequence CCGTGCACTGGTACATTGCCCGCGTGAAAGGGGAGCTGAACGGCGACTATACCTCCAGCGAGCTGACGCTGAAAGACTACCTTAAAACCTCCGCCGAGTTTATTTACGGCTGGAAGAAGAGCCCCACGTTTGCCTGGGGCCTGGGCCTGCAGCTGGGCTACACGTTTGGGCGGCAAAGCCTGTACCCGGTGCTGCTGTATAACCGCACCTTTAGCCCGCATTGGGGCGTAGAGTCGCTGTTCCCGGCCCGCGTTACGTTCCGCTACAATGCCTCGCCTAAAACGCTGCTGTTTGCCGGTTATACCGTAGATGGTCTCAACTACAACATTAAGCTGCGGGAGCCGCTGCAGAACGGGCTGCGCACCCTTATTCTACGCGAAACAGAAGTGAAGCCCCGCGTGCGTCTTGAACGGGAAATCTACGATTTCCTGTGGTTTGGGCTGGAGGGCGGCTACCGCTACAACTACTCCTTCAACAACGTAGATCAGAACAGCAACGCCCGCAGCTTGTTTGGTGCCGGCTCCAACGATAAAACTATTGTGAATACCCTGGGCGGTGCGCCGTATGCCAGCGTGGAGCTGTTTCTGGTACCGCCGCGCAAGTTCCTGAAGAAAACCATCAGCAAGTAACCTGCCCAGCGCCCAACCGCTTTGGCAGGCACGCTTAAAAGCCACCGGCCCTATCTCAAAATGCAAGATAGGGCCGGTGGCTTTTTAACGTGCCTGCCGGTTAGCGACGGCGGCCGCTACGCTTTTTCAGATAGTCATAGGTGGCCGTTTGCGCCTGCAGGCGAAGGGTACCGGCGGCATCGGGGGCAATAAAGCAGTTGTCGAAATCCCGGGACTTCACGTTGTCCTGACGCTGCAGGTCCAGCAAGTCGCGCACTTCGCGGCGCACGGCGGGGTCGTAGAGGGGGAAGGCCACTTCCACACGGTGGTCCAGGTTGCGGGCCATCCAGTCGGCGGAGGCTACGTACACCTTCTCCTGGCCGCCATTGCCGAACACGTACACGCGGGCATGCTCCAGGTAGCGGTCTACCAGGCTGCGCTGCCGGATGTTCTCGCTCTGGCCCGGCACCTGCGGCACGGCGCAGGAAATGCCCCGAATCAGCAGCTCAATCTGCACGCCGGCCTGGCTGGCTTCATACAGCTTCAGAATCATCCGGTCATCCTGCAGGGCATTCAGCTTGAGAATGATGTAGGCTTCCTGGCCGGCCCGAGCATTATTTATTTCGGTGTCGATGAGGGCATTCAGCTTCTCGCGCAGCTCGAAGGGCGCCACCAGCAAGTGCTCGAAGGGTGGGGGCGTTACCCGGTCAAGGAAATACTGGAAGATGGCGCTTATCTCCCGGGTGAGGCGCTCATCGGCCGTCAGCAGGGCGTGGTCGGAATAAATGTTGCTGGTTACCTCGTTGAAGTTGCCGGTGCTCAGGTAGGCGTACTGGCGGGAAAGGCCGGCTTCTACGCGGGTAATGAGGCAGAGCTTGCTGTGCACTTTCAGATCGGGCACGCCATAAATAACGTTGGCCCCGGCACGCTGCAGCTTCTCGGCCCAGCGGATATTGGACTCCTCATCAAAGCGCGCTTTCAACTCTACTACCACCGTTACCTGCTTGCCGTGCTTCACGGCTTTCAGCAGGGCTTTGGCTACCTCGCTTTTCTCCGCCACCCGGTACAGCGTAATGCTGATGGCCGATACGGCCGCATCGGTAGCGGCTTCGCGCAGCAGGCGCAGCACGTAGTCGTAGGTCTGGTAGGGGAAGTGCAGCAGATGGTCCTTGGCAGCCATGGCGCTGAGCAGGCTGCCGCGGGCGGGCAGCGACGGATGCTTGAGCGCGGGCTGGGCGGGGTACTGCAAATGCTTCAGGCCCATATCCGGAAAGCCGAAGAAGTCCCGGAAGTTGTGGTAGCGGCTGCCCTCTACCAGCTCATCCTGGGTGATATGGGTTTTCTGCATCACGGCACGCAACACCTCTTTGGGCATGGCAGGGTCGTAGAGCAGGCGGGCCGGGTAGCCGGTTTCGCGCTTCTGTAGGCTGCTTTTGATTTTGGCCAGCAGGTTGCCTGATACTTCTTCCTGCAGATCCAGCTCCGCATCCCGGGAAATCTTGATGGCGTGCACCTGCACCTGCTTGAACTTCGGGAACAGCTCATGGGCGCAGCACCGGATGACATCATCCAGAAACATCACATAGTGCTCCTTACCCTCGGTGGGCAGCTGCACAAAGCGGCCGCCGTGCCGGCGGGTGGGCAGTTCCATTACCAGCACCCGCTCCTCGTCGCTGGCTTTTTTTGTCTGCAGGGGCTCCGTGAGCAGGAAAGTCATGTACACGGTCTGATCCTTGAGGAACAGGTGGTGCAGGGTTTCATCCAGAATAACGGGAGAAAGCAAATCTTGCACCCGCTCATGAAAATACTGGCGCACAAAGGCGCGCTGCTCCTCCGTCAGATCATGCTCACTGATGAGATGAATATGCTCTTGGCGCAGCTCGGGCAGAATGCTGTTGCGGAAGGTTTCGCCAAATTCATGCTGCTGGCGGCCTACTTCGGCCAGCACCTGCTCCAGCTGGGGGGCAGGGTCTTCGCCCAGCTTGGCGCGGGTTTTCTTTTTCAGTTTCACCAGGCGGCGCAGCGTGGCCACGCGCACCTTGAAGTACTCATCCAGGTTGGAGGAGAAGATGGCCATAAACTTGAGCCGCTCCAGCAGGGGCACCTCCGGGTGCTGGGCTTCCTGCAGCACCCGGTAGTTGAAGGCCAGCCAGCTAAGCTCACGGTTGCGGAAAGGTGGGGTGGTATGGGAGGCAGAGGTTTCGTGCATCAGGGGAAGGCAATTCACTTATTGATGATTGCCGGGGTAATCGTAGAAGTAAAACTCAGTGGTAGCACGGTCCGTTTCCTGCCAGCGGTCAATGTTCAGGTGCAGGCACACAACGGCAGCCGTGGACATATCCTCAATCTGGTTGGGAGAAAGCAGGTTGGCAAAGTCCGTGATGGTGTTGTTGTGGCCTACCAGCAGCACGGCGTTGGCCGTGTCGGGCAGTTTGCGCACAATGTCGAGCAGGTCGGCGGGCTCGGCGCGGTATATGCGCTCCTGCACTTCAATCCGCTCATTGGGGTAGCCTATTTCTTTGGCCACCAGCGCGGCGGTGCTCAGGGCCCGTACGGCGGGGCTGCTGATCAGCAAATCCAGCTTAATGTGGCGGTCGGCCAGGGCTTTGCCCATGCGGGGGGCGTCGTCGCGGCCCCGCTCATTCAGGGGGCGGTCGTGGTCGGTCAGGTCATCAAAGCTCCAGCTGGATTTAGCGTGGCGCATCAGGTACAGGGTCTTCATAAGGTAGGCGTAGGCGGTAGCGGGTTTCTTTACTGTTGCGGGCAAAAATAGTTTGGAGGCGGCAAGTAAAGCGTTGAACCTGAACGAAAAAAGCCCGCCGGAAAAGGCGGGCTTTTTGGTGGTGAGTGAGTTGTGGGAAAGGGAGCAATACCCGGCGCTGCAATTCCGGGGCAGCTAAGAACGCAATTAATTTTTGATTAAAAAGTCCGTCCCAAAAAGAAAAGCGAATTTTCGCCTGATTTTAAAACTGCTCTTACAGGTGCCTGCAGCCGGTTTTGCTCTCTTAACCAGCAGCTTCCGGCACCGGTTGGCTGGGAAAGCGCCGCTGCTGAATGGCCGCCACGTGGCGCACCAGCAAGGCCCGCAGCTCGTCAATATTGGTGCGCTCCTGAGCCGAGATGAAAATAACCGGGTCGTGCATTTTGGCCATGTAGGTGGCCTGCAGCTGCTCCAGTGTGGGGCGGGGCGTTTCGTCCTCGTCGGGGTTCATACCCTCAAAGCCGTCGTGATGTTGGGCGTCGGCGTGCAGGTCGTACTGGTCTATTTTGTTGAAGACCAGCAAGGTGGGTTTATCAGAGGCGCCAATGTCCTTGAGCGTGTCATTCACCACGGCAATATGCTCTTCAAACGAGGGGTGGGAAATATCCACCACGTGCACCAGCAAATCGGCCTCCCGGATTTCATCCAGCGTGCTCTTAAAGCTCTCGATGAGGCGGGTGGGCAGCTTACGAATAAACCCTACCGTATCGGAAAGCAGGAAGGGCGTGTTTTCCAGCACCACTTTGCGCACCGTGGAGTCTACGGTAGCGAAGAGCTTGTTTTCGGCAAACACGTCGGCGCGGCTCAGCAGGTTCATAATGGTGCTTTTGCCCACGTTGGTGTAGCCTACCAAGGCCACGCGCACCGTGTTCGTGCGCGTTTTGCGCTGGGTATGGCTTTGCTTGTCGAGGTCTTTGAGCTTCTCTTTCAGAAAGGCTATCCGGTCGCGCGCTACGCGGCGGTCAGTTTCAATTTCGGTTTCACCCGGACCACGCTGCCCTACACCGCCACGCTGCTTGTCTAAGTGAGTCCACAGGCCGGTGAGGCGGGGCAGCAGGTACTGGTATTGCGCCAACTCCACCTGCGTGCGCGCCGTAGCCGACTGGGCCCGGCTGGCAAAAATATCAATGATGAGCAGGGAGCGGTCCACAATCTTCACCTTCAGCTCGGCCTCCAGGTTGCGGAGCTGGGAAGGCGAAAGGTCATCATCAAAAATGACCATGCTGGCCCCGCTGTGCTGCACGTAGGCTTTGATTTCGGCCAGCTTGCCTTCGCCCACAAACGTGCGGATATCGGGCTTTTCCAGGCGCTGCACAAAGCGCTTGGTAACGGTAGCGCCGGCGGTTTCGGCCAGGAAGGCCAGCTCATCCAGGTATTCCTGGGTGAGGGCGTCGGCCTGGCGCTTGTCGGGTACGGCCACCAGTACGGCGGTTTCTTCCTCGGGCGAGGTTTCGTAGGTGCCTTTCTCAGATTTGGCCAGTATGCGGCCGGCGCGGCCTTTCACGCTGTCTACGGCGCCAGGGTGGCGGGTGCTGTTGCTATGCTTGCGGCCTTTGGAAACGGGTTTATTAGCCATGTAGGAGTGGTTGCTTAATTGGGAGAGAGCTAAGAGACATAGAACAGATTTCGGCGCGGAAACAGCCGTCCTTTTGCGCTTTTATTTCAGCGTAAGGGAATAAGCCGCTACCTGTTCAATCTGCTCGGGGGTGAGCTGGCCTTTGAAGGCGGGCATGTTGCCCAGCCCATTGGTTACCATGTACACGCGCCCCATCTGGTTTAGGTTGCTTTTGGTCAGGTCGTGGGCGCCGTTCAGGCCGCGCTTGCCATCGGGCCCGTGGCATACGGCGCAGTTGGTGGCGAACAGGGCCTGGCCGGGAAGCTCGGCCGGTGCGCTGGCTGCGGCATCAGCCGGAGCTTCGGTGGGAGAAGAGGAGCAGGCCGATACCAGCAAACTGCTCAGAAAAATAAAAAAGGGCCGGAGCCCGTGCCAGGACAACATCATTGCGAAAGAAAATACCGTAATGCGCCACAAAGTAACCGAAAGTGCGTCGCCCTGCGGCTTGCCAGTGCTTAGCCCGTTACCTTTGCCTTCTGAATAACCCCGTTTGCATGCGCGTTGCCATTGTAATTAATACCTCCTGGAATATCTGGAATTTCCGCCGCAGCCTGGTACAGGCGCTGCAATCAGCGGGCCATGAAGTGCTGGCCATAGCCCCTCCCGATGCCTATTCTGAGCGTTTAGAAACCGAGCTGGGCTGCCGCTTTGTCCCCATTCTGATGGAAAACAAAGGCACCAACCCTCTCAAGGATGCTCTGCTCACGCGCCGCTTTTATGATATTTACAAGCGCGAGCGGCCCGATGTAGTGCTGCAATACACCATCAAGCCCAATATTTACGGCACCCTGGCCGCCAAGCTGGCGGGAGTTCCCAGCGTGAACAACGTATCGGGCCTGGGCACGGTGTTCATCGTGAAAAACCTGGTGAGCAAAGTGGCCCTGGGCTTGTATCGGTTTGCGTTTCAATTCCCGCGCCGGGTGTTTTTTCAGAATGATGATGACCGGCAGCTGTTTCTGCAGCACAACTTAGTAAAGCAGCAGATTACCGATTTGCTGCCCGGCTCCGGCGTTGATGTGCGCAAGTTCCTTCCCGCCGACACCTTCCAACGCAACCAGCCCTTCACCTATCTCATGATTGCCCGCGTGCTCTATGAGAAGGGCGTGGAGGAATACTTTGAAGCTGCCCGCCTAGTGCGCGCGGCCATGCCCGGCACGCGTGTGCAGCTGCTGGGCGGCATTGATGAGTCGGGTGGGGTAGGCGTGAAGCGGGCCGTATTTGACGAGTGGCTGCAGGCCGGCCACATCGAATACCTGGGTACTTCCGATAACGTAGCCGCCCACATTGCCGAGGCCGACGTGGTGGTGCTGCCTTCTTACCGCGAAGGCACGCCCAAAACCCTGCTGGAAGCCGCCGCCATGGGTAAGCCCATTGTAACCACCGACGTGCCCGGCTGCCGCGAAACCGTCATCGACGGCTACAACGGCCTGCTCTGCCAGGTGCGCAGCGGCCCCGACCTGGCCCGCAAAATGCTTCATCTTCAGCATTTACCAGAACACAAACTGGCCGAAATGGGCCGCGCCAGCCGCCGTCTGGCCGAAGACAAGTTTGACGAGCAGCTGGTCCTGGATAAATACCTGCGCTTGGTAGCAGAAATTGGCCCTCGCTCGTAGATCAGCCCTTAAAGCTTCCGGCTGAAATTAGTTTTTACCTTAAAAATCTGTCCCGTTACCTCCAATGGAAATCAAGCAACACGCCCTGGAAGGAGTTTTTGAGTTCACACCCCGGGTTTTCGCCGATGCCCGAGGGGCCTTTTTTGAATCCTTCAGCGAGAAAGTGCTGCAGCAGGCCGGGATTCAGGAGAACTGGGTACAGGATAATCAGTCCAGCTCTTCCCAAGGCGTATTACGTGGCCTCCATTTTCAGCGGCCCCCTCATGCGCAGGCCAAGCTGGTGCGCGTAGCTGCCGGCCGCGCCATGGACGTCGTCGTTGATTTACGGCGCACTTCACCTACTTATGGTCAGCACCTGGCAGTAGCGCTGGATGCTGAAAAATGCAATATTCTATATGTGCCTGTAGGCTTTGCCCACGGTTTCGTGGCGTTGGAAGACAACACACTCTTCCTCTACAAGTGCAGCAATTACTACCATCCCGCCGCGGAAGGTGGCCTGCACTGGAACGACCCGGCCCTGAGCATTAACTGGGGCATAGAAAACCCGCTGGTTTCCGATAAAGACCAGATACTTCCCTTCCTGCAGGATCTGGAAAACCCGTTTTAGGTTATTGTCCGAAGTTCAAAACAAACCCATCAGTCATCACCCCAATTCCATCTATCATCCTGAGCTTGCGAAGGACCTTCTCACGGCTAAACGACAAGCGTAAAAACGACTCGTTCTGAATTGAGAAGGTCCTTCGGACAGCTCAGGATGACAGATGCGGTATTGATGATCGATAGGTTTGTTTCTTTATAAACAGCCCTTACAGCAACTCCACCAACGTCTCCAGGCCCATGCCGCGGGAGCCTTTAATAAGGATGAGCTGATTGCGCAGCGGCTGGGCCTGCAGCCAGGCGGCGGCCTCAGGTTTGGTTGAGAAGTAGTGCGCAGTCATGTGGGTTGCGGCAGCCAGGCGCATTTCCTCACCAATTAGCAGAACCGTATCGAAGGTCAAATCGGTTAGCAGGTGCCCCAATACGGTGTGCTCCCGCTGGCTTTCAGTGCCCAACTCGAACATGTCCCCCAAAATCACTACTCGCTGCTGACCGGCCAGAGTGGGGCGGGTGGCAAAGCTGGCCAGTGCGGCGGCCATGCTGCTGGGGTTGGCATTGTAGGCATCCAACAACACTTCATTGTACTGGGTGCGTACCAGCTGGGAGCGGTTATTGGTGGGTGCGTAGCTGGCCAGGGCCTGCGCAATATCCGCCGTGGGCACCCCAAAGTGCGCGCCCACGGCGGCGGCGGCGGCCAGGTTTAGGAAATTATACCCGCCATTAATCTGTGCTTCTACCACGGTGCCCTCATACAGGCGCAGCACCACGTTGGGGGTGGCGCTCAGCAACTCGGCCGGATACGTGTCGGCCGGGTTGGGATAGGTGATGCGGGTGGGCACTACTTGCGCCAGGTTTGCTACCTGCGCATCGGCGGTGTTAACGAAGGCCGTACCGGCGTGGGCTGCCAGGTAGCGCCACATCTCGCTCTTGCCTTTGGCCACGCCTTCCACGCCGCCAAAACCTTCTAAGTGGGCTTTGCCGATGTTAGTAATGAGCCCGTGGGTGGGTTCCGCCAGCTGGCAGAGCAGGTCAATTTCGCCCTGATGGTTGGCCCCCATTTCCACAATGGCAAACTCGTGCGTATTGGCCTCAATGCTGAGCAGGGTAAGTGGCACCCCAATGTGGTTGTTGAGGTTGCCGCGGGTGTACTGCACCCGGTAGCGCCGGCTCAGCACCGCGTTCAGCAGCTCCTTGGTGGTGGTTTTGCCGTTGGAACCCGTTACGGCCAGTACCGGAATAGAAAGCTGCCGCCGGTGGTGCCGGGCCAGCTCCTGCAAAGCCAGAAGCGGGTCGGGAGCGTAGGTATAGCGCGGGTCGGAGGCGGCCAGAGCTTCGTCGTCTACCACGGCGTAGCGGGCGCCTTTGGCCAGCGCCTGCGGGGCAAAATCCCGACCCCGGAAGCTGGGGCCGTTCAGGGCAAAAAACAGCGTGTTATCTTGCTCGTGCCGCGTGTCGGTACTGACCGACTGACATTCGAGAAAGCGGGAATAAAGAGCAGTGGGCTCACTCATGCGGCAGAAAAAAAACTTGAG carries:
- a CDS encoding c-type cytochrome; the encoded protein is MMLSWHGLRPFFIFLSSLLVSACSSSPTEAPADAAASAPAELPGQALFATNCAVCHGPDGKRGLNGAHDLTKSNLNQMGRVYMVTNGLGNMPAFKGQLTPEQIEQVAAYSLTLK
- a CDS encoding SixA phosphatase family protein, which translates into the protein MKTLYLMRHAKSSWSFDDLTDHDRPLNERGRDDAPRMGKALADRHIKLDLLISSPAVRALSTAALVAKEIGYPNERIEVQERIYRAEPADLLDIVRKLPDTANAVLLVGHNNTITDFANLLSPNQIEDMSTAAVVCLHLNIDRWQETDRATTEFYFYDYPGNHQ
- the rfbC gene encoding dTDP-4-dehydrorhamnose 3,5-epimerase, encoding MEIKQHALEGVFEFTPRVFADARGAFFESFSEKVLQQAGIQENWVQDNQSSSSQGVLRGLHFQRPPHAQAKLVRVAAGRAMDVVVDLRRTSPTYGQHLAVALDAEKCNILYVPVGFAHGFVALEDNTLFLYKCSNYYHPAAEGGLHWNDPALSINWGIENPLVSDKDQILPFLQDLENPF
- a CDS encoding UDP-N-acetylmuramoyl-tripeptide--D-alanyl-D-alanine ligase, producing MSEPTALYSRFLECQSVSTDTRHEQDNTLFFALNGPSFRGRDFAPQALAKGARYAVVDDEALAASDPRYTYAPDPLLALQELARHHRRQLSIPVLAVTGSNGKTTTKELLNAVLSRRYRVQYTRGNLNNHIGVPLTLLSIEANTHEFAIVEMGANHQGEIDLLCQLAEPTHGLITNIGKAHLEGFGGVEGVAKGKSEMWRYLAAHAGTAFVNTADAQVANLAQVVPTRITYPNPADTYPAELLSATPNVVLRLYEGTVVEAQINGGYNFLNLAAAAAVGAHFGVPTADIAQALASYAPTNNRSQLVRTQYNEVLLDAYNANPSSMAAALASFATRPTLAGQQRVVILGDMFELGTESQREHTVLGHLLTDLTFDTVLLIGEEMRLAAATHMTAHYFSTKPEAAAWLQAQPLRNQLILIKGSRGMGLETLVELL
- the hflX gene encoding GTPase HflX: MANKPVSKGRKHSNSTRHPGAVDSVKGRAGRILAKSEKGTYETSPEEETAVLVAVPDKRQADALTQEYLDELAFLAETAGATVTKRFVQRLEKPDIRTFVGEGKLAEIKAYVQHSGASMVIFDDDLSPSQLRNLEAELKVKIVDRSLLIIDIFASRAQSATARTQVELAQYQYLLPRLTGLWTHLDKQRGGVGQRGPGETEIETDRRVARDRIAFLKEKLKDLDKQSHTQRKTRTNTVRVALVGYTNVGKSTIMNLLSRADVFAENKLFATVDSTVRKVVLENTPFLLSDTVGFIRKLPTRLIESFKSTLDEIREADLLVHVVDISHPSFEEHIAVVNDTLKDIGASDKPTLLVFNKIDQYDLHADAQHHDGFEGMNPDEDETPRPTLEQLQATYMAKMHDPVIFISAQERTNIDELRALLVRHVAAIQQRRFPSQPVPEAAG
- a CDS encoding DUF6268 family outer membrane beta-barrel protein gives rise to the protein MMSYFIPQCRLSAALLTAGLLALAPLAMAQVYPPPAPMKGDTVVDDQVGKNREFAVPSVVGMGPSKGLVLHYERLSNFNIKSELRDREPQGEASTTVTKNARAFVKAYAPLWNHPHLKVILGVNYDREEFNFKDPNASVLYRNLEDKGLKTIGTQLAVIRPVDAVHWYIARVKGELNGDYTSSELTLKDYLKTSAEFIYGWKKSPTFAWGLGLQLGYTFGRQSLYPVLLYNRTFSPHWGVESLFPARVTFRYNASPKTLLFAGYTVDGLNYNIKLREPLQNGLRTLILRETEVKPRVRLEREIYDFLWFGLEGGYRYNYSFNNVDQNSNARSLFGAGSNDKTIVNTLGGAPYASVELFLVPPRKFLKKTISK
- a CDS encoding glycosyltransferase family 4 protein, which gives rise to MRVAIVINTSWNIWNFRRSLVQALQSAGHEVLAIAPPDAYSERLETELGCRFVPILMENKGTNPLKDALLTRRFYDIYKRERPDVVLQYTIKPNIYGTLAAKLAGVPSVNNVSGLGTVFIVKNLVSKVALGLYRFAFQFPRRVFFQNDDDRQLFLQHNLVKQQITDLLPGSGVDVRKFLPADTFQRNQPFTYLMIARVLYEKGVEEYFEAARLVRAAMPGTRVQLLGGIDESGGVGVKRAVFDEWLQAGHIEYLGTSDNVAAHIAEADVVVLPSYREGTPKTLLEAAAMGKPIVTTDVPGCRETVIDGYNGLLCQVRSGPDLARKMLHLQHLPEHKLAEMGRASRRLAEDKFDEQLVLDKYLRLVAEIGPRS
- the ppk1 gene encoding polyphosphate kinase 1, translated to MHETSASHTTPPFRNRELSWLAFNYRVLQEAQHPEVPLLERLKFMAIFSSNLDEYFKVRVATLRRLVKLKKKTRAKLGEDPAPQLEQVLAEVGRQQHEFGETFRNSILPELRQEHIHLISEHDLTEEQRAFVRQYFHERVQDLLSPVILDETLHHLFLKDQTVYMTFLLTEPLQTKKASDEERVLVMELPTRRHGGRFVQLPTEGKEHYVMFLDDVIRCCAHELFPKFKQVQVHAIKISRDAELDLQEEVSGNLLAKIKSSLQKRETGYPARLLYDPAMPKEVLRAVMQKTHITQDELVEGSRYHNFRDFFGFPDMGLKHLQYPAQPALKHPSLPARGSLLSAMAAKDHLLHFPYQTYDYVLRLLREAATDAAVSAISITLYRVAEKSEVAKALLKAVKHGKQVTVVVELKARFDEESNIRWAEKLQRAGANVIYGVPDLKVHSKLCLITRVEAGLSRQYAYLSTGNFNEVTSNIYSDHALLTADERLTREISAIFQYFLDRVTPPPFEHLLVAPFELREKLNALIDTEINNARAGQEAYIILKLNALQDDRMILKLYEASQAGVQIELLIRGISCAVPQVPGQSENIRQRSLVDRYLEHARVYVFGNGGQEKVYVASADWMARNLDHRVEVAFPLYDPAVRREVRDLLDLQRQDNVKSRDFDNCFIAPDAAGTLRLQAQTATYDYLKKRSGRRR